From the genome of Variovorax sp. RA8, one region includes:
- a CDS encoding YggS family pyridoxal phosphate-dependent enzyme: MTMIGDKLQQVRARIVTACTAAGRDPASVRLLAVSKTFPAEAVREARTAGQIAFGENYVQEGVAKIEALSDLRTELEWHCIGPLQSNKTRPVAAHFDWVHSIDRLKIAERLAEQRPAELPPLQVCLQVNVDAGANKSGVVPQDALALARAVAALPRLRLRGLMAIPEPAPDFEAQRAPFLRAAAVFEEMRGAGLEVDTLSLGMSADLEAAIAAGSTLVRIGTAIFGAR, from the coding sequence ATGACGATGATTGGTGACAAGCTCCAGCAAGTTCGGGCCCGGATCGTGACCGCATGCACGGCGGCCGGCCGCGATCCGGCGAGCGTGCGCTTGCTTGCGGTGTCCAAGACCTTCCCGGCCGAGGCGGTGCGCGAGGCTCGCACCGCCGGCCAGATTGCCTTCGGCGAGAACTACGTGCAAGAGGGCGTGGCGAAGATCGAGGCCTTGTCCGACCTGCGTACCGAGCTCGAATGGCATTGCATCGGCCCTCTGCAGAGCAACAAGACGCGGCCGGTGGCGGCGCATTTCGATTGGGTGCACAGCATCGACCGGCTCAAGATTGCCGAGCGACTGGCCGAGCAGCGGCCGGCCGAGCTGCCGCCGCTGCAGGTCTGCCTGCAGGTCAATGTGGATGCCGGCGCCAACAAGTCCGGCGTCGTGCCGCAAGACGCGCTGGCCTTGGCGCGTGCTGTTGCGGCCTTGCCACGTTTGCGCCTGCGCGGGCTGATGGCGATCCCCGAGCCGGCGCCGGACTTCGAAGCGCAACGTGCCCCGTTCCTGCGCGCTGCGGCCGTCTTCGAGGAGATGCGCGGCGCGGGCCTCGAGGTCGACACGCTGTCGCTGGGGATGTCTGCGGATCTCGAGGCGGCAATCGCCGCCGGCAGCACCCTGGTGCGCATCGGCACCGCGATCTTTGGCGCGCGCTGA
- a CDS encoding Lrp/AsnC ligand binding domain-containing protein: protein MNAESINLDRIDLKLLKILQQDGRISNLKLAEAVSLSPTAVLARVQRLTREGFIQGYEARLDPHKLGRGFTVFVEVLLDRTTANVFDQFKAAVHVRDEIMECHMVAGGFDYLLKTRMADMAAYREFAGTVLWQLPGVRETRTYAVMEEVKSSARIPLGA from the coding sequence ATGAACGCCGAATCCATCAACCTCGACCGCATCGACCTCAAACTCCTGAAGATTCTTCAGCAGGACGGCCGGATCTCCAACCTCAAGCTGGCGGAGGCGGTGTCGCTCTCGCCCACCGCCGTGCTGGCACGCGTGCAGCGGCTCACGCGCGAAGGCTTCATCCAGGGCTACGAGGCGCGGCTGGACCCGCACAAGCTGGGCCGCGGCTTCACGGTGTTCGTCGAGGTGCTGCTGGACCGCACCACGGCCAATGTCTTCGATCAGTTCAAGGCCGCGGTGCATGTGCGCGACGAGATCATGGAATGCCACATGGTGGCGGGCGGCTTCGACTACCTGCTCAAGACCCGCATGGCCGACATGGCGGCCTACCGCGAGTTCGCCGGCACGGTGCTGTGGCAGCTGCCGGGCGTGCGCGAGACACGCACGTATGCGGTGATGGAGGAGGTCAAGAGCAGCGCGCGCATTCCGCTGGGCGCTTGA
- a CDS encoding L-glutamate gamma-semialdehyde dehydrogenase, giving the protein MRLPTPYRPEAEIVSHRLASLKGTLDWPSAASAAAPWVRAVREHPPHFWAMESLLREYPISSAEGLALMRLAEALLRVPDAETAIALTADQLGRADFEGAADSTLARLSGSAIALSKKFLPTPGETGAEPGLVARVGARTVVAATLRAVQLLGRQFVLGQTIEEAMGEARSAHQKHQALRFSYDMLGEGARTDADARRYLESYANAIRSIAARADREGAPEHNDGISIKLSALHPRYEDAQRERVLRELVPRVWQLCELAADARLNLTIDAEEVDRLELSLEVFEALAARVAAERPQWRGFGLAIQAYQTRALELVEHLVALARRYKLRLMCRLVKGAYWDAEIKRAQELGLPHYPVFTHKHHSDISYLACARALLAAPDAVYPQFATHNAGTIAAILQMAGSTPFELQRLHGMGEGIYREVMKRTSAPVRIYAPVGRHKDLLAYLVRRLLENGANSSFVNQLGDESVGLDELLVLPLWLDSRAALPLPADLYGPPPARRNSRGLDLADASMRAPLLAAYADCVVPAVAEFDPAQAALAVAKSTASYPAWRKAPVAQRTAVLRRAADTLQAQLPRFCALLVKEAFKTWGDAVAEVREAIDFLRYYADEAERVMQPVTLPGPTGESNELRLTGRGPWVCISPWNFPLAIFLGQVAAALATGNTVLAKPAEQTPAVASEAIRLLHAAGVPADALQLLHGPGETVGAALVAAPGVAGVVFTGSTQVAKAIHRALAGKDGPIVPLIAETGGINAMLVDSSALPEQVVDAVVQSAFRSAGQRCSALRLLILHESIADEVIRMLQGAAAELVVGDPALLSTDVGPVIDREAFEGIRRHLTRLDSEARALVAGGAPAGTIPHLIAPHAYELPSIERVHCEIFGPVLHVVRWSGEPQAVIDRINALGFGLTLGIQTRIDSRAQVLAAHAHVGNVYVNRNIIGAVVGVQPFGGEGLSGTGPKAGGPHYLPRFCAEQTLTINTTAAGGNAALLAASA; this is encoded by the coding sequence ATGCGCCTGCCCACCCCCTACCGGCCCGAAGCCGAGATCGTTTCCCACCGCCTGGCTTCATTGAAAGGCACGCTCGACTGGCCCTCGGCCGCCTCTGCGGCGGCGCCCTGGGTGAGGGCCGTGCGCGAGCATCCGCCGCATTTCTGGGCCATGGAAAGCCTGCTGCGCGAGTACCCGATCTCCAGCGCCGAGGGCCTCGCGCTGATGCGCCTGGCCGAGGCGCTGCTGCGCGTGCCCGATGCCGAGACCGCCATCGCGCTGACCGCCGACCAATTGGGCCGCGCCGACTTCGAGGGCGCCGCCGACTCCACGCTGGCGCGCCTGTCCGGCTCCGCCATCGCGCTGTCGAAGAAGTTCCTGCCGACGCCCGGCGAGACCGGCGCCGAGCCCGGCTTGGTGGCCCGCGTCGGCGCCCGCACCGTCGTGGCCGCCACCTTGCGCGCGGTGCAGCTGCTGGGCCGCCAGTTCGTGCTGGGCCAGACCATCGAAGAGGCGATGGGCGAGGCGCGCTCGGCGCACCAGAAGCACCAGGCCCTGCGCTTCAGCTACGACATGCTGGGCGAAGGCGCGCGCACCGACGCCGATGCGCGGCGCTACCTCGAGAGCTACGCCAACGCCATCCGCTCGATCGCCGCCCGCGCCGACCGCGAGGGCGCGCCCGAGCACAACGACGGCATCTCCATCAAGCTCAGCGCCCTTCATCCGCGCTACGAGGACGCACAGCGCGAGCGCGTGCTGCGCGAGCTGGTGCCGCGCGTGTGGCAGCTGTGCGAGCTGGCCGCAGACGCGCGCCTCAACCTCACCATCGACGCGGAGGAGGTCGACCGGCTCGAGCTCTCGCTGGAGGTCTTCGAGGCGCTGGCCGCGCGGGTGGCGGCGGAACGACCGCAGTGGCGCGGCTTCGGCCTCGCGATACAGGCCTACCAGACGCGCGCGCTGGAGCTGGTCGAGCATCTTGTCGCCCTTGCGCGCCGCTACAAGCTGCGCCTGATGTGCCGGCTGGTGAAGGGCGCCTACTGGGATGCGGAGATCAAGCGCGCCCAGGAGCTGGGCCTGCCGCACTACCCGGTGTTCACGCACAAGCACCACAGCGACATCAGCTACCTCGCCTGCGCCCGCGCGCTGCTGGCCGCGCCCGACGCGGTCTATCCGCAGTTCGCGACCCACAACGCGGGCACCATCGCGGCCATCCTCCAGATGGCGGGGAGCACGCCCTTCGAGCTGCAGCGGCTGCATGGGATGGGCGAGGGCATCTACCGCGAGGTGATGAAGCGCACCAGCGCGCCGGTGCGCATCTACGCACCGGTCGGCCGCCACAAGGACCTGCTGGCCTACCTGGTGCGCCGGCTGCTGGAGAACGGCGCCAATTCCTCCTTCGTCAACCAGCTGGGCGACGAGAGCGTCGGCCTGGACGAGCTGCTGGTATTGCCCCTGTGGCTGGACAGCCGTGCCGCGTTGCCGCTGCCCGCCGACCTCTACGGCCCGCCGCCGGCGCGGCGCAACAGCCGTGGCCTGGACCTGGCCGATGCCTCAATGCGCGCGCCCTTGCTGGCAGCCTATGCCGATTGCGTCGTGCCCGCGGTCGCCGAATTCGATCCCGCGCAGGCGGCCCTGGCCGTGGCGAAATCGACGGCCAGCTACCCCGCCTGGCGCAAGGCGCCGGTCGCGCAGCGCACCGCCGTCCTGCGCCGCGCGGCCGACACGCTGCAGGCCCAGCTGCCGCGCTTCTGCGCGCTGCTGGTCAAGGAAGCCTTCAAGACCTGGGGCGACGCGGTGGCCGAGGTGCGCGAGGCCATCGACTTCCTGCGCTACTACGCCGACGAGGCCGAGCGCGTGATGCAGCCGGTGACGCTGCCCGGCCCCACCGGCGAGAGCAACGAACTGCGCCTGACCGGACGCGGCCCCTGGGTCTGCATCAGCCCCTGGAACTTCCCGCTCGCGATCTTCCTGGGCCAGGTGGCGGCCGCGCTCGCGACCGGCAACACGGTGCTGGCCAAGCCGGCCGAGCAAACCCCCGCCGTTGCCTCGGAAGCCATCCGCCTGCTGCACGCGGCCGGCGTGCCCGCCGATGCGCTGCAGTTGCTGCACGGCCCCGGCGAGACCGTCGGTGCCGCGCTGGTGGCGGCGCCGGGCGTCGCGGGCGTGGTGTTCACCGGCTCGACACAGGTCGCGAAGGCCATCCACCGCGCGCTGGCCGGCAAGGACGGGCCGATCGTGCCGCTGATCGCCGAGACTGGCGGCATCAACGCGATGCTGGTCGATTCCAGCGCGCTGCCCGAGCAGGTGGTCGATGCCGTGGTCCAGAGCGCCTTCCGCTCGGCCGGGCAGCGCTGCTCGGCGCTGCGCCTGCTGATCCTGCACGAGAGCATCGCCGACGAGGTGATCCGCATGCTCCAGGGGGCGGCAGCCGAGCTGGTGGTCGGCGACCCCGCCCTGCTCTCGACCGACGTCGGCCCGGTGATCGACCGCGAGGCCTTCGAAGGCATCCGGCGGCACCTGACGCGGCTGGATTCGGAAGCCCGCGCGCTGGTGGCCGGCGGCGCCCCTGCGGGCACCATCCCCCATCTGATCGCGCCGCATGCCTACGAGCTGCCTTCGATCGAGCGCGTGCACTGCGAGATCTTCGGCCCCGTGCTGCACGTGGTGCGCTGGTCGGGCGAGCCGCAGGCGGTGATCGACCGCATCAACGCGCTGGGCTTCGGTCTCACGCTGGGCATCCAGACGCGCATCGACAGCCGCGCCCAGGTGCTGGCCGCGCACGCCCATGTGGGCAACGTGTACGTCAACCGCAACATCATCGGCGCGGTGGTCGGCGTGCAGCCCTTCGGCGGCGAAGGGCTCAGCGGCACCGGCCCGAAGGCCGGCGGGCCCCACTACCTGCCGCGCTTCTGCGCCGAGCAAACGCTCACCATCAACACCACCGCCGCCGGCGGCAACGCGGCCCTGCTTGCCGCAAGCGCATAA
- a CDS encoding Glu/Leu/Phe/Val family dehydrogenase has translation MSADLSYVQPTPNSPWGTYLSQVDRVVPYLGELSRWAETLKRPKRALIVDVPIEMDDGSIAHFEGYRVQHNMSRGPGKGGVRFHPDVTLEEVMALSAWMTVKTAAVNLPYGGAKGGIRVDPKKLTHKELERVTRRYTSEIGIIIGPQQDIPAPDVNTNAQVMAWMMDTYSMNVGGTATGVVTGKPLHLGGSLGRVKATGRGVFVTGREAARRLGLDLRGARIAVQGFGNVGSVAAELFAEAGAKIVAVQDHTGTIVNANGLDLKTLLPLARAEGVVGFKGGDVIANESFWDVACDILIPAALEGQVTAERAQKTQARLVLEGANGPTVPAADDILAERGVLVVPDVICNAGGVTVSYFEWVQDFSSFFWDEDEINQRLDRIMMNALNQIWDTADRHRITLRTATFAVACERILMARQERGLYP, from the coding sequence ATGAGCGCCGATCTGTCCTACGTCCAACCGACCCCCAACAGCCCCTGGGGCACCTACCTCTCGCAGGTCGATCGCGTGGTGCCCTACCTGGGCGAGCTGTCCCGCTGGGCCGAGACGCTCAAGCGTCCCAAGCGCGCGCTGATCGTCGACGTGCCGATCGAGATGGACGACGGCAGCATCGCCCACTTCGAGGGCTACCGCGTGCAGCACAACATGTCGCGCGGCCCGGGCAAGGGCGGCGTGCGCTTCCACCCCGATGTGACGCTGGAAGAGGTGATGGCCCTGTCGGCCTGGATGACGGTCAAGACCGCCGCGGTGAACCTGCCCTACGGCGGCGCCAAGGGCGGCATCCGCGTCGACCCGAAGAAGCTCACGCACAAGGAACTCGAGCGGGTGACGCGCCGCTACACCAGCGAGATCGGCATCATCATCGGCCCGCAGCAGGACATTCCCGCGCCCGACGTCAACACCAATGCCCAGGTGATGGCCTGGATGATGGACACCTACTCGATGAACGTCGGCGGCACCGCCACCGGCGTCGTCACGGGCAAGCCGCTGCACCTGGGCGGCTCGCTGGGCCGGGTGAAGGCGACCGGCCGCGGCGTGTTCGTCACCGGGCGCGAGGCGGCGCGCCGCCTGGGCCTGGACCTGCGCGGCGCGCGCATCGCGGTGCAGGGCTTCGGCAACGTCGGCTCGGTGGCGGCGGAGCTGTTCGCCGAGGCCGGCGCGAAGATCGTCGCGGTGCAGGACCACACCGGCACCATCGTCAACGCCAACGGGCTCGACCTCAAGACGCTGCTGCCGCTGGCGCGCGCCGAAGGGGTGGTGGGCTTCAAGGGCGGCGACGTGATCGCCAACGAATCCTTCTGGGACGTGGCTTGCGACATCCTCATTCCCGCGGCCCTCGAGGGCCAGGTGACCGCAGAGCGCGCGCAGAAAACACAGGCCAGGCTCGTGCTCGAAGGCGCCAACGGTCCGACCGTGCCCGCGGCCGACGACATCCTGGCCGAGCGCGGCGTGCTGGTGGTGCCTGACGTGATCTGCAACGCCGGCGGCGTGACGGTCAGCTACTTCGAGTGGGTGCAGGACTTCTCGTCCTTCTTCTGGGACGAGGACGAGATCAACCAGCGGCTGGACCGCATCATGATGAACGCGCTCAACCAGATCTGGGACACCGCCGACAGGCACCGGATCACGTTGCGCACCGCGACCTTCGCGGTGGCCTGCGAGCGCATCCTGATGGCGCGGCAGGAGCGCGGCCTGTATCCGTGA